GTTCTATAATCATTATATATAAGCTATGTTTGTTCTGCAGAGCACTCTAGATACGTTAAAGAAGTAATAGGTCATTAAGATCTTAAGACCACAGCTTTAATAGTCTTTTTTAAAAAAGTCTTGGTTGGTTCGCCCGCCGGCCCGGGACTTTTAGAGAAGATTTTAGTGTTGTTAAAATAATTTTTCCTCGGGGAAAGAACTTCGAGAGATTGACTTGAAAATGCCAGCCTCTTGAAAAAACTATCGTGCTCTTTCCTCCTTCGACCCGGTGCTACCACATCAGAGGTTGAGGGAGCGAAAGGGTCATATTTAAATGGATGGTGTCGCATTAGCGAGCCATTAACGCACTCGTATGGGCCCGCCGCCAGCAGTCAAGTTTACTCTTTGACTTCTGATAGTATGTGTTTATAAGAAAAAGTTATGACAGACAAAACAAACAACATTGAAGTAGCACCTTATGACCCTCGGTGGCCAAAAATCTTTGCATTTGAGGCGGCAATCATCAAAGAAGCATTGGGCGATAACTGCATTGATATTCATCATATTGGTTCAACGTCTGTACCAGGTTTAGTTGCTAAACCTAAAATCGATATCATCGCAGTTGTAAAAGATCCCATAAAAGCAATCCCAAATTTAGAAGCAATAGGACTAACATACAAAGGGGAATACAATATCCTTATGCATTATGGTTTTAGTAAACGTGGAGATGTTGATATCAACTTGCATGTATATGAAACTGGGCATCCTGAAATAGAGCTGAACATTCTTTTCAGAGATTATTTACGAAAAAATCTATCAGCTCGCGATGAGTATGCGGCGCTTAAAGAACGCCTTTTACAAGACGATAGTTCGTTTGAGAAAGATAAATCTTCCTTTAGACGGTATACTCTTCGTAAAGGAGATTTTATTCGCAAAATACTAAAAGAAACGGGTTTTAGTAGCTTAAGGGTGCTTAAGTGTACTGATAGTACAGAATGGAGTGCAGCCAAGAATTTTCGTCAGAAATATTTTTTCGATAATGTATCTATCTCTGATCCTTATACTTGGACATTTGATCACCCAAGCCATGTTCATTTAATTTGTTATCAAGGCTCTGAAATTATTGGTTATGCTCACATCCAACTATGGACTGAAGCCAGAGCTGCCATAAGAATCATTGTTCTCGATCAAAAGCAACGTAATCAAGGATTAGGTAGACAGTTTTTAGACTGTATTGAAAAATGGCTGAAGCGTCAGAACTATAAAAGTATTCATGCGGAAGCTTCACCCGAAGCAGTAACGTTTTACAAAAAGCTTGGATACACCTCCATGCCATTTAATGATCCAGATTCTCATGAAAGCGATCCTCGCGACATTCCTATGGGAAAGATGTTGTGTGTCTGAATTGAGTCTTATTCTTCAATTTTGGAAAGATAGAGATATTTTTGCATTGATTTCATAAAAAAATGCAGCTTACGAAAATAGTAAGCTGCAAAAATTGCTTGGACTAGGTTGTTTTTACCGACTGTTTACATTAAGTCTGTCGCGTAGGTATTTTCCCGCCTTAAAGAAGGGAACAACTTTTCCACTAACTTTTACAGAAACTCCTGTGCGCGGGTTACGACCGAGACGTGGTTCACGACGACGAGTGGTGAAAACTCCAAAACCTCTGATCTCAACTCTTTTGCCCGTTGAAAGTGCAGCAGAGATTTCTTCAAAAACCACATCTATACTCTTTTCTGCTTGTGAATTAGTCAGACCTGGCTTTTGCGAAAGTAATTTAAGTACTAGTTCAGAACGCGTCATTTTACTCTCCCGGTAATTATATGTATTTATTATTATTTTTTTTAATCAGCAGAAATCAAAATGATTCGTGATTATTTGTTTAGACAATCATTATTAAATGATCAACCTTTGATTTTCAAGATCAAATCCCATTAGAATAGGAATTTATATTTTTAATATAGACAACTTTATTAACGAATTATCAACCATTGATTTTAACCCCTTTAATTTCAGTAGTTTATAGATAGGAGGTTTTTTAATTTTTCACTTGGCCTAACTTTTGCAACATGAGTTATAGCCAAAAATTTTGGAGGATTATATGGCTCTTGAGATGCCAACAATGCAGATGCCGCAAGTTAATAATGCTGCCAATGGAAAGAAGACTATTGTTGTTCAAGAGTTATTGAGCATTTCTGTTGCATCTGGAGAGTCACCTAAAGTTGATTTTCAAAAAATTCTTAATGCAACGCCAAAGGAACAAGTACAAGAGAAAGCTCATAACCAACAAAAAGAAAATTCTCAAAGGAATGATGATTCTTCTCCTCAACTTGAGAGAGGGAAAAAAACTGAAAACACTGTCAATGTAAAACAGAGCGATGAAAGTCCTGTGCCCGATAAATCTGATCATGTCTTCGACCAGCAAGAGTTTAATGATGAGCAATCTATTAACTTTCTAATACCAATGCGTGATCAAGAGCCTCTCATAAAATCCCAAACTGCTGAGGATGTTGAAAGAGGAGTGATGCAACAAAAAGATATTCCTCTAAAGACAATAATGACCCTCAACGACGAAGCAAAAGGGGCATCTAAAGAAGATGTGCCTGCTGTAAGGATCGTGCACGTTTCCATGAGTTCATCTCAAGGAATTGAAATAAATAATAATGTGATGTTCACTAAAGACTGGCTTGCCTTAAGGGAAGAGCAACGAATGGATAACGAAATCTTACAAATAAAACAGCAAATCATTCCTCACGAAATTATGAGTCAAGAGGAATCTTTGGTCGAAGCACTAGATATGGAAAAAAATCTTCATCTTAGGACTGGATCAGAACGCCAAAACGTTGGAGAAGAAAATTCCGATAAAGAAAAATCAAACAATTTATCTCAAGAATTAGATGACCACCAAAAGCATGTTGAGAGAAAACAGGAGAGTATTGACAGAACTATATTAGATATAAAAAGAAAAACTGATCATACGTCTTCAATGCAGGATTTTTTGGTCGATAACGATAGCTTTATTAGCGATGATCGAGGCTTTTCCAAAGTCTCTATTACAGAAAATATTCAAGGAAATATTCCTAATCCATTGATGCAGAAATCTTCAACTGTTTCGCACAATTCTATCATTCATGAGCTGCCAGTTATTCGTCAAGTATCCCAAGCTTTACATGTCGCTCGTCAAAGAGGCATGGATAATATGACTTTGGAATTGAAACCAGAACATTTAGGACGCGTTGAAATTAAACTTGAGATTACTGATGGGCAAGTGCGAGCGATCTTTAATATAGACAAAGTCGAAACGTATGATCTTTTAAGACGAGATGAAAGTTTACTGCAGGCTCTTTTAAATGAATCGGGCTTAAAAGCTGATGATGGAGCTCTTAATTTTAATTTTCGAGGTGAACAACAATCCTTTGGTGATGAAAATTCTTCACTGACAACAATTCTTCCAGCTCTTTCAGTTGATGGAGAAGAAACAGAAATTGTTACTCCCTCAGTAGTGATTGATCATAATCGCGTTTTAGACAGATTAATATAGGGAGAAAACAATGGTTCAAGCGGTTAAGGCAAATATGGATATTCAACGTAAATCAGAACAAGATTCTTTTGGTTTAACAAATGAGATGCAAGGAGCTAATGGGGAAAAAGGTCGTAAGTTGAGTTCTAATATCATCATGGGAAAAATGGAGGACTGGCTCAAAGTTGTTTTAGCTACTGTTAAAAACCAAGATCCGATGAATCCTGCAGATACGACTCAGATGGCTAGTCAGTTTACACAATTCGGTCAAATCATGGGAATCATGGAGATTAAGGATCAGTTACAAAAGGTCTTGAATGCACAGAATTTTTCACAGTTGCTCGAGGCAGCTGGACAATTGGACCGATACGTTGAAGTCAACGGGAGCGGATTTGAAGTAACAGATGAAGGGGCTCCTGAATTGGGATATTTCCTGCCGCCTGGGGTTGATAAATCGCAAATTATCGTGACGGATAAAGCCAATAATGTAATAAAAATAATTGAAGGAGCATCAACGGCTGGTAAACATTTGTTTGAATGGGATTGTAAGGGTCTTGAAGACAAGAAAGTTGAAAAGGGGCTATATCGATTCCGTGTTTCTGCCTTGGATAAAAGTGGTAAGGCTCTTTTAGACCCAACAACAAAAAAAATTCAACACATTAGGACAACAGTGAAGGGCATGGTAACAGGCGGTGAAATGATTGAGGGAAAACCAACGGTGGCTGTCAATGGATTAAGGATGCCTTTAGAATCTTTGGTCGGAATTCATAGTCTTGCAACAAAACCAAAGTTGATAACTGGTGAAATAAAAAATGTTGGTACAGAGCTTAAAGAAATTAGTACTGATTTGAATACTGAGTTAGGAATAATTGCGCAATAATCCATTGAGATAAAAGGAGAAAATTATGACAATAACAGCAGCTGTAGTTGCATTAAAGGCCGGTAACAAAGCACTGGATGCAGTATCTCAAAATACTGCAAATGGTAACACGATCGGTTTTAAATCATTACAAGGTATCTTTGAAGCAATGGTAACTGGAGGAAGTTTGGTGAATAACCAGTTTACTTCCGCTGGTAGCAGTTCACATATTATTCAAAACGTTGGAAAGCAAGGTAGCATCCTGGGTACAGAAAGACAGAGTAATATGGCTGTTATTGGTGCAGGTCTCTTTGTAGGATTTCCAAATTCTCAAACAACTCAAAATGTTTATACGGCAGCAGGTGATTGGGAGGTAAACTATAAAAACCTTCTCGTGAATTCTGGAGGCATTGTGGCTGCAGGATGGAAGACCAATGCTCAAGGTAACGTAACGACTGGTCTTACAGGAAATGCGCTTACTCCAATCGATTTAAGCGGTAGTCAGGAATATTTTTTACAAACTACGCAAGCAAAAATGGTGGCTAACATTACTTCTGATACACCTATCGTTGTTCCTGCTCAGCTTGTGCAGGTTAACTTTCCAGTTGTCGATTCTTTGGGGAGCCCCCATGACTTTACAGCAACATTTCAAAGAACTGGAATTAACCCCAACACATGGGCAATGTCGATTACTTGTCCAGATGGCGTAGTAACAAAAACGAATGGAGCTGGTAATCCATATGGGGGTGGAACGCCGATGGTCATTGTTTTTGATCAAAATGGATTACCTCAAACATTTGATGGGGTAGCTGGTGCTCCTCCTCCAATGTTTGTTACGTGGAACGTAGCTGCTACAAATGCTCAAAATATGGCTGTTACTCTTGATTTAGGTGCTATTGGCGCTGGTGATGGACTTGTAAGCAGAGCCAGCACACAAATTCCTCCAAAAGTGATTCAAGATGGACAAGCAATGTCTACAGCATCAGGATTTGAGACTAATGAATCAGGACTCATTTCAATGGTCTATGCTAGTGGTGTTCGTTTACCCGTATATCAACTGGCATTAGCCTCATTTCCTTCTGTCAACAATTTAGATCCAATTCCTGGAAATGCGTTTACATCAACAGCAAAATCGGGTGTTGTGATTTATGGGAAACCCAATACAGGTAGTTTTGGCAAAATTGCAACGGGGCAAATTGAAACTTCCAACGTTGATTTTGCTGATCAATTAACTAGTATGATTCAACTTCAACAATTTAACTCCGGTAACGTTAAATCCATTAAGACACAGGATGAAATTACCAAAGAATTGCTGAGCATTCGTTAATAAATTAAGAATAGGGGAGACAATGCTAGTCTCCCATGTTTACTCAACTTAAAAACTGTCGTATAGCTTGAAACCGTGATGCGTAGGAGCCATTATGACAAATCTTTTAGCCCAATATTCTTTTGAACTTCTTAGCCTTAGTATTTTGCAGTCTATTGCATTGATTAGCCCTGGTCCTGATTTTGCGATTGTTGTGCGTAACAGTTTAGTTTTTAATCGGCGTGTTGGTATGATCACTACCCTTGGGATTACCTTTGGCGTCATGGTTCATGTTTTATATTGTTTGCTAGGGCTAGGTTTGATTATTTCTAAATCGTTTTGGCTATTCACAACCTTTAAAATTTTAGGTGGGGCATACTTAATTTATATTGGTACTCAAGCGATTCGAAGTGGTAAGCACCATGCAATGAGAGTACAAAAAGATACTGCACATAAAGAAACAATAACGGATTTTCGAGCTTTTCGCATGGGGTTCATTACGAATGTGCTGAATGCTAAGGCAATTTTGTTTTTTCTTAGTCTTTTTACAACTGTGGTAAAACCCAATACACCTCCAATGATTTTAGGTCTATTCGCGGTCATCGTTTTTGTAACAACCATGACTTGGTTTTCAATTGTTTCTTGCTTTTTCTCAACACAGAGAGTGCAAAGATCTTTCAGTAAAATGGTTCATTGGGTGGAAAGAGTGACCGGAGGGCTTTTAATTGCCCTCGGCCTAAAATTATTGACAACAACCAATCGTTAGTTAAGCAGAAAAGGGGTTCTTTTAGGACTCATTTCCTTTGCTTCAGAGGGACGTGTTAATAATTCTTTCAAGTTGTTTGCAGTTGCTATATGTAGCCGATTTCCCAGTTCGGGACCTTTACTGAAGTGAGACAGCATTATTTTATCTGAAACACATGCAGAAATAAGGCCGCCTATTCTTTTACTCATGTCAACTTTTGAGCCAATCAATGAAGAGATTCCCAACTGCTTGAAAGCATCAAGTTGATCTTGAGTTTCTTCACATTCTGTCGCTACAGGGTGTACAAGGATAGGAGATTTTTTGGAAGCGAACACAATTTCAATGAGGCGTCCCATCTCAGCTTTCTCAAAGGGATTAATACCCATCGTATCAATAATTTTAAGGGTCTCAGGATTGCTGTCTTTAAGATAGATATCCAATTTATCAGCTGATTCAATAGCTTTAAAAGGCACTTCAAGAGCATGAGCATAGGTTTGAATTTGTGTAGTTCCGCCAGCCTTGAGTGTATCTGTGGTAATCAGCTCAACATCTTTTTGCATTAACACTGCTTCAAGAGCTATCTTAGCAGCTACAATACTTTTTCCCGCTCCTGGTGTGCCAGCAACAACAAGAACACCGTTGGTTTCTGCTGTGAGAACTGGTTCAAAATGGAAAATGTTTTCTAGACTTGTTTCTAAATCATTGGCTCCTTGCATGCGTTCTAACACGATGTTCTTAACACGTTCTGAGACCCTATGTGTTGTTAGTAAATTTTCAAATAAATCCAAAATATTTTCAGTTTTTGACTGTTCAACTCTAGGAATTTTAACTTCCTTTATAAAGTCTTTAGGTTGAAGGCTTTGAATAATCTCATCGATGAGAGAAATAGGTTCTATTTTTACTGTTGCAATAGACATGTGGTGCCTCCTTTATGTTTATATTGTAGCGACTGTTTTAATTTTTGCTTTGGGATGAATCTCGTTTTGAGACAAAACCGTAGTTAGTGGCCTAAATCGTTCAATAATCGAGCGAATATGAGGCCGAATATTCGCACTGGTGAGCAGAACAGGATTTTCGCCTTGAATAGCTTGATTTTCGAAAATCTCGCGAACTTTTGTAGCAAATTCCTGAAGTTTGCTTGGTGCTAACGCTAGATGGTACCCTTCGTCAGTAGATACAAGAGCGTCACTCATGTTTTTCTCCCATTCAGGGGAAAGGGTTACAAGCGTTACAACGTTCTCATTATTAGAGTTGGTTGCACAAATCTGGCGTGAAAGACGCATGCGAACATGTTCGGTGATAAAAGTTGTATTACGATTAATACTGCAGGCTTCAGAAATACCTTCCAAAATAGTAGATAAATCGCGAATGGAGACACGCTCTGCAAGAAGGTTCTGTAAGACCCGCTGTATTCCGCTCATAGAGATTTGACTAGGTACCATATCGCTGACAAGTTTTTGATGCGGTTTATCGACTTCATCTAACAATTTTTGTGTTTCAGTGAAGGTAAGGAGCTCCGATGAGTTATCTTTTATAGTCTCACTCAAATGTGTTGAAATCACTGTCATTGGATCGACAACTGTATAGCCAGCTTCTTCGGCGCGTGATTTATCAGCTAAGTTAATCCACATAGCTCGAAGACCGAATGTAGGTTCAATCGTTGACTCTCCAGCTAAACGAATTTCTTTACCTTCTGGGTCCAAAACTAAGAGCATGTGTGGACGTAAATCACCACGACCAACTTCAACCTCTTTGATTCGAATCACGTAAGAATTTGAAGGGAGTTGAAGATTGTCTTGAATACGTACAGTAGGTAATAAGAAACCAAGTTCTTTTGCAAGTTGCTTTCTTAAAGCTTTGATTTGATCTGTGAGTTTTTGATTATGACCACTGTTGACCAAAGGAAGAAGACCATACCCTAATTCGAGTCGAACTTGGTCTAAATGTAATGTTTGATTTAATGTTTCTTCTTCAGTTTTTGTTTTATCTGCTATTGCTAGGGCTTGATCTTCTGCATTGATAGGAATCTCCTTAGGATTTGTCAGTCTCCAAGCTGCAGCTCCCGTGATTAAGGCAAGAAAAAGGAAAGGAATCATGGGAATTCCTGGCAAAATAGAAAAACCAACCATTAAGAATGAACTGAGACCAAGAGCGGTTGGGTAGGCACTGAGTTGAGCAAAAACGGCTTTTTCTGCAGAACCTTCGGAACTTATTTTAGAGACCAACATGCCTGCTGCAGTTGAAACAACGAGGGCAGGAATTTGTGAAACCAAACCATCACCAACTGTGAGCAATGTATACGTTTGAGCTGCATCGGCAAAAGATAGATCTCTTTGTGCAACACCAATGATGATACCTCCAATAATATTGATGAAGGTAATACAAAGACCAGCAATAGCATCGCCACGGACGAATTTCGCTGCACCATCCATAGCTCCAAAAAAGCTAGATTCACCTTCCAACTCTTTCCGACGTTTGCGAGCTTCGTCTTCGTTAATTAGTCCAGAGGATAAATCAGCATCAATTGCCATTTGCTTTCCAGGCATCGCATCAAGAGTGAAGCGTGCAGATACTTCAGCAATACGACCTGAACCTTTAGTGATAACCACAAAGTTCACAATAACAAGAATACCGAACACAATAAGGCCAATAACAAAGTTTCCCTGCATAATAAAGGCCCCAAAAGCCCGAATAACTTCACCAGCCGCGCTGGGTCCTTCATGTCCATAGGTTAGAATAAGTCTTGTTGAAGCGACGTTGAGAGATAGCCTTAACATGGTTGACGTTAGAAGAATAATTGGAAAAGAACTGAATTCCAAAGGTTTCTCAATAAATAGAACTGTCATCAATACGAGACCTGAAATCGCAAGAGATATAGCCAGAGACATATCCAACAACCATTTGGGCATGGGCATAATTAGCACCACAATGATAGAGATGAGGCCAAGGGCAAAAGCGATATCACCCCTTTTCATGGTACTGGCCATCCAACTGAATGAGCCCGTTTGAGATATTGTTGCGTTCCCTACTTGTGCCATATTTTGAGTCCTTTTTTGTCTTAGTCCTTAAATAGCCTTTTGGTAAGCGCTTGATTTTGTAGCCTGGATTCCATTCTCATTATATTGTTTAATTTTGTTGCGCAGCGTTCGTATAGAAATTCCAAGAATATGGGCTGCTTGTGTGCGGTTTCCCAGACAATGACTGAGGGTTCCAAGAATTAGATCTCTCTCAACTTCTTCAACTGTACGACCGATTAGAAGGTTTTGAAGATTTTCATAACCTGCAGGAAACTGACTATTGTTTTCTGGATCTTTGTTTGTAAGCTGAAGACAGTCAGGAGTAATCATGTCTGTTGGCGCAAGCAGAACAGAACGATGAATGGTGTTCTCAAGTTCCCTCACGTTGCCCCGCCATGGATGGGTTTTAAGAATTTCAGTAGCTTCACTATTAAGCTTCTTCATGGGAAGACCATTTGATTTTGTGTATTTATCAATAAAATATTCAGCTAAAAGAGGTATGTCTATTGGACGTTCACGCAAGCCTGGCAATTTTAAATTAACTACATTAAGACGGAAATAGAGGTCTTCTCGGAAATGCCCTTCACGAACGTATTTTTCTAGATCACGATTACTCGTTGCAAGGATACGAATGTTAACCTTTATTGGTTTCGTTCCTCCTACTCGGTCAATCTCACGTTCTTGAATAGCTCTTAAAAGTTTAGCTTGAAGATTTGGGTGCATCTCACTGATTTCGTCAAGAAGCAATGTACCTCCATTAGCTTCTTCAAATTTTCCGATGCGTCTTGCTATAGCACCAGTAAATGCTCCTTTTTCATGCCCAAATAATTCAGATTCCATAAGGTTTTCTGGGATAGCTGCACAGTTTACAGAGATAAAAGGAAAGTTTTTGCGACGACTTTTTTGATGAATAAAACGAGCCATTACTTCTTTACCAGTTCCAGACTCTCCTGTAATAAGAACACTGGCATCACTAGGAGAAATTTGTTCGGCCAACTTTAAAATAGGCTTCATGGACGGATCTTCAGAGATTACAGCATCATCTCGTTTGGCGACGACTTCAATAACAGCAGCAATCAAATTTGGATCAGGAGGTAATGGGATGTATT
The sequence above is drawn from the Candidatus Nucleicultrix amoebiphila FS5 genome and encodes:
- a CDS encoding bifunctional GrpB family protein/GNAT family N-acetyltransferase; translated protein: MTDKTNNIEVAPYDPRWPKIFAFEAAIIKEALGDNCIDIHHIGSTSVPGLVAKPKIDIIAVVKDPIKAIPNLEAIGLTYKGEYNILMHYGFSKRGDVDINLHVYETGHPEIELNILFRDYLRKNLSARDEYAALKERLLQDDSSFEKDKSSFRRYTLRKGDFIRKILKETGFSSLRVLKCTDSTEWSAAKNFRQKYFFDNVSISDPYTWTFDHPSHVHLICYQGSEIIGYAHIQLWTEARAAIRIIVLDQKQRNQGLGRQFLDCIEKWLKRQNYKSIHAEASPEAVTFYKKLGYTSMPFNDPDSHESDPRDIPMGKMLCV
- a CDS encoding flagellar hook protein FlgE, translating into MTITAAVVALKAGNKALDAVSQNTANGNTIGFKSLQGIFEAMVTGGSLVNNQFTSAGSSSHIIQNVGKQGSILGTERQSNMAVIGAGLFVGFPNSQTTQNVYTAAGDWEVNYKNLLVNSGGIVAAGWKTNAQGNVTTGLTGNALTPIDLSGSQEYFLQTTQAKMVANITSDTPIVVPAQLVQVNFPVVDSLGSPHDFTATFQRTGINPNTWAMSITCPDGVVTKTNGAGNPYGGGTPMVIVFDQNGLPQTFDGVAGAPPPMFVTWNVAATNAQNMAVTLDLGAIGAGDGLVSRASTQIPPKVIQDGQAMSTASGFETNESGLISMVYASGVRLPVYQLALASFPSVNNLDPIPGNAFTSTAKSGVVIYGKPNTGSFGKIATGQIETSNVDFADQLTSMIQLQQFNSGNVKSIKTQDEITKELLSIR
- a CDS encoding sigma-54-dependent transcriptional regulator → MRLLIIGDLKGHIITASKIALARGATVSQCDTIHEAMETLRSGRGADLIMIDVNLDIRSMIEALDTERFFIPVVACGLGTDAEPATKAIRAGAKEYIPLPPDPNLIAAVIEVVAKRDDAVISEDPSMKPILKLAEQISPSDASVLITGESGTGKEVMARFIHQKSRRKNFPFISVNCAAIPENLMESELFGHEKGAFTGAIARRIGKFEEANGGTLLLDEISEMHPNLQAKLLRAIQEREIDRVGGTKPIKVNIRILATSNRDLEKYVREGHFREDLYFRLNVVNLKLPGLRERPIDIPLLAEYFIDKYTKSNGLPMKKLNSEATEILKTHPWRGNVRELENTIHRSVLLAPTDMITPDCLQLTNKDPENNSQFPAGYENLQNLLIGRTVEEVERDLILGTLSHCLGNRTQAAHILGISIRTLRNKIKQYNENGIQATKSSAYQKAI
- a CDS encoding LysE family transporter produces the protein MTNLLAQYSFELLSLSILQSIALISPGPDFAIVVRNSLVFNRRVGMITTLGITFGVMVHVLYCLLGLGLIISKSFWLFTTFKILGGAYLIYIGTQAIRSGKHHAMRVQKDTAHKETITDFRAFRMGFITNVLNAKAILFFLSLFTTVVKPNTPPMILGLFAVIVFVTTMTWFSIVSCFFSTQRVQRSFSKMVHWVERVTGGLLIALGLKLLTTTNR
- a CDS encoding flagellar hook-length control protein FliK, yielding MALEMPTMQMPQVNNAANGKKTIVVQELLSISVASGESPKVDFQKILNATPKEQVQEKAHNQQKENSQRNDDSSPQLERGKKTENTVNVKQSDESPVPDKSDHVFDQQEFNDEQSINFLIPMRDQEPLIKSQTAEDVERGVMQQKDIPLKTIMTLNDEAKGASKEDVPAVRIVHVSMSSSQGIEINNNVMFTKDWLALREEQRMDNEILQIKQQIIPHEIMSQEESLVEALDMEKNLHLRTGSERQNVGEENSDKEKSNNLSQELDDHQKHVERKQESIDRTILDIKRKTDHTSSMQDFLVDNDSFISDDRGFSKVSITENIQGNIPNPLMQKSSTVSHNSIIHELPVIRQVSQALHVARQRGMDNMTLELKPEHLGRVEIKLEITDGQVRAIFNIDKVETYDLLRRDESLLQALLNESGLKADDGALNFNFRGEQQSFGDENSSLTTILPALSVDGEETEIVTPSVVIDHNRVLDRLI
- a CDS encoding integration host factor subunit beta gives rise to the protein MTRSELVLKLLSQKPGLTNSQAEKSIDVVFEEISAALSTGKRVEIRGFGVFTTRRREPRLGRNPRTGVSVKVSGKVVPFFKAGKYLRDRLNVNSR
- a CDS encoding flagellar biosynthesis protein FlhF is translated as MSIATVKIEPISLIDEIIQSLQPKDFIKEVKIPRVEQSKTENILDLFENLLTTHRVSERVKNIVLERMQGANDLETSLENIFHFEPVLTAETNGVLVVAGTPGAGKSIVAAKIALEAVLMQKDVELITTDTLKAGGTTQIQTYAHALEVPFKAIESADKLDIYLKDSNPETLKIIDTMGINPFEKAEMGRLIEIVFASKKSPILVHPVATECEETQDQLDAFKQLGISSLIGSKVDMSKRIGGLISACVSDKIMLSHFSKGPELGNRLHIATANNLKELLTRPSEAKEMSPKRTPFLLN
- the flhA gene encoding flagellar biosynthesis protein FlhA — translated: MKRGDIAFALGLISIIVVLIMPMPKWLLDMSLAISLAISGLVLMTVLFIEKPLEFSSFPIILLTSTMLRLSLNVASTRLILTYGHEGPSAAGEVIRAFGAFIMQGNFVIGLIVFGILVIVNFVVITKGSGRIAEVSARFTLDAMPGKQMAIDADLSSGLINEDEARKRRKELEGESSFFGAMDGAAKFVRGDAIAGLCITFINIIGGIIIGVAQRDLSFADAAQTYTLLTVGDGLVSQIPALVVSTAAGMLVSKISSEGSAEKAVFAQLSAYPTALGLSSFLMVGFSILPGIPMIPFLFLALITGAAAWRLTNPKEIPINAEDQALAIADKTKTEEETLNQTLHLDQVRLELGYGLLPLVNSGHNQKLTDQIKALRKQLAKELGFLLPTVRIQDNLQLPSNSYVIRIKEVEVGRGDLRPHMLLVLDPEGKEIRLAGESTIEPTFGLRAMWINLADKSRAEEAGYTVVDPMTVISTHLSETIKDNSSELLTFTETQKLLDEVDKPHQKLVSDMVPSQISMSGIQRVLQNLLAERVSIRDLSTILEGISEACSINRNTTFITEHVRMRLSRQICATNSNNENVVTLVTLSPEWEKNMSDALVSTDEGYHLALAPSKLQEFATKVREIFENQAIQGENPVLLTSANIRPHIRSIIERFRPLTTVLSQNEIHPKAKIKTVATI
- a CDS encoding flagellar hook assembly protein FlgD, with product MVQAVKANMDIQRKSEQDSFGLTNEMQGANGEKGRKLSSNIIMGKMEDWLKVVLATVKNQDPMNPADTTQMASQFTQFGQIMGIMEIKDQLQKVLNAQNFSQLLEAAGQLDRYVEVNGSGFEVTDEGAPELGYFLPPGVDKSQIIVTDKANNVIKIIEGASTAGKHLFEWDCKGLEDKKVEKGLYRFRVSALDKSGKALLDPTTKKIQHIRTTVKGMVTGGEMIEGKPTVAVNGLRMPLESLVGIHSLATKPKLITGEIKNVGTELKEISTDLNTELGIIAQ